GCCTCAGCTTTAGGCGCGGCAGCTTTCTTTGGCGCAGCAGCCTTTTTCGCCGCCACTTTTGGTGCGGCCAGCTTTTTCGCATCTTCGGCAATATCGTTGATTTTTAGCAAGGTCAGATCTTGACGGTGACCTTGGGTGCGACGATGATTCTTACGACGCTTGCGGCGGAAAATAATGATCTTAGGGCCACGGGTCTGGCGCATCACTGTTGCGCTTACACCGGCACCTTCAACGTTTGGCGTACCAACTGTCACTTTATCACCATCACCAAGCATGATGATGTTGTCCAGAACGACCTGATCACCTTCTTCGGCGGCAATGCGCTCAACAAGAATGGTGTCATCTTTTGCAACGCGGTACTGCTTGCCGCCTGTCTTCACCAATGCATACATGGCGATAATCCTTATCTATCTTCATCTATCTTCATTATCGGTCACAGCTTACAATGCCGAAGGTACCAAATCGAAGAAACCTAAAAAGTGTCATTGTTTTGCCGGATGTTTCACCCAGCACAATCAGACACGCTAGCGTACAATGCTGTTGGCTGTGATTTACGACCCGATCCCATTGCGTCGCGGAATATAGCCCGTCCCCCCCGAATGTCAAGCCTGCATTGGCATTCGGCGTGATAGAATATGGCAAAGTCAGCCGCGGCAGAGAATTAAACCGATCTTAATCGCATCGATTTACGTACCGAATCGCCATTTGCACTATTTTACCCCTGTTTTGGTGCCTTATCCACCCGGAAATAGCCGGTCACGCGCCGGATCATAGGGATTGGCACCCATTTCGAGATGCAGAGCATCACCTTCATAGGGGTGGGCGCGCACCACATCCTCATTCAGTTCAACACCAAGGCCGGGGGTTTTGGGCGGAATCACATAGCCATCGTCCCATTGAAGGGGGGTTTTTAGCAGATCAGCATGAAAGCCATCCATTTTCTTGATTGATTCCAGAATCAGGAAATTTGGTGAGCAGGTGGCCAGCTGGATATTGGCGGCCGCAACAACAGGCCCGCAATATAGATGGGGCGCAATCTGGACGTAATGTGTTTCGGCCATGGCGGCTATTTTCTTGGCTTCAAGAATACCGCCAACGCGTCCTAGATTAGGTTGCAGAATGGCCGCCGCGCCGCTTTGCAGAACCCGGGCAAATTCAAATTTACTGCATAGGCGTTCCCCCGTAGCAATGGGTACCGAGGTGCCAGTGGCTACCTTTGCCATTTCTTCTGGCATATCCGGCGGGGTTGGTTCTTCGAACCATAAAGGGTCATAGGGCTCAAGTTTTTTGGCAAGACGGATGGCGCCAGCGGCGGTAAATTGGCCATGCGTGCCAAACAGCATATCGGCTTTATTGCCAATCGCATCACGAATCAGACGGCAGAAAGTTGCACTACGTTCCAGCGCATCCAGATCAGGCATGCGCCCGTCAAACGCCGTATATTGACCTGCCGGATCAAATTTCACCGCGGTGAAACCGTCTTTAACGGCTAGTGCCGCCGATTCGGCGCTGGCGATTGGATCTTGATAAAAATGCGCCGGATCCTGTCCTGTGGCCGGGTAAAGATAGGTGTAGCTGCGCAATCGTTCATTAACCATGCCGCCAAGCAGGTCATAAACCGGTTTATCGACCGCTTTGCCGATGATATCCCAACAGGCCATTTCCAGCCCGCTGACCACGCCTTGCATCGAAATATCCGGACGATGGGTAAAGCCCGACCCATGCGCCCGGCGCCAGAAACGTTCTATCTGAAACGGATCATTGCCATCCAGATAACGGGCGAAGACATCTTTGGCCATCGTACAGATAATCTCGGGGGCAAAACTGGCGGCATAAATCTCACCAACACCTTTGATCCCGCATGACGTTTCAAGCGATACAAAAATAAAATAACGCCCGCCAATAGATGGCGGCGGTGTGCCCACTATAAAGGTTTCGAGGGATGCAAGTTTCAACATCATCTCCCTTGGAATTGGGCGGGGTAACCTATGCCCAAATACTACTGTCAAACATCTTTAAAGCATGTGACGCCAGCTATGCTGACGCAAGTATGAATTTGGGTATGATAGAAGAAATAGCCATAAAGGAGCAAAATCATGTTTACGACGTTATTGAATATAGCACGGCGGCATATCATCTGGTTTGGCGCTTTTAAATTCGTGGCAGGTCTTGCGGTCGGATTTATGCTGGGGATTTATTTTCTGCCAATTCTGACCGCCGAGCAGGGGCTTGATGAACAAAGTCTGGCGGCGCGCCAGAACAGCGCCGAGCGCGTGGGTGTTTTCAGACGTGATCTGGCTGGGTCGGATGGGTTTCATTGGGGCGAAGGCCAGATCATGGTCAATGATACACATATCTGGCTTGATGGTGAGATCGCGCCCGGGCCCGATTACCGTTTGTATCTGACTCCGTCCTTTGTCGAAACCAAAGCGGATTTTCTGGCCATTAAAGATCAATCGGTGATGGTTAGCCCGATCAAGGCATATAAGAATTTCAGCGTTGATATTCCGGCTGGAATTACAGCTAGGTCTTATCCGGCAGTGCTGATATGGTGCGAGGCATTCGGCGCGTTTATCACCGCCGCCCAACTAGAATAGATGCGCCTTGCATGGATAGGATAGGTCCGGACAGCGGGGCATATGGTGGTGGTGGCTTTATGCAATAGGAAGTTAGATCCGTGTTACCATCACTTGCATCGCTTACATTACCGGCGTCAAACGCTATATCGCTGGATGCGGCTTTGGCTATTTACGAAGCGTTACGACCCATCATGCCCAAGGCGGCACCCGGAGCCCGGCGTATGGCGGATCGGCTGAGCGATATTCTGCCGCAATTCGACGCCTTGATTCTTGATGGTTTTGGGGTGATCAATGTGGGTGCTGATCCGGTCGATGGAATTCATGAATTTCTGGATCTGGCGGCTTCACATAATGTCACAATCATGGTGTTGACGAATGGCGCGACCTTGGAAACCGAGATGACAGCGCAGAAATATGCCAATTGGAATTTGCCGATTCGCCCGCATCATGTTGTGTCCAGTCGTAATGCCTTTATCCGTGATTTTCTGGAACCCGGCGGGTTTGGTCAGGTTGGCATCCTAAGCAAGCAGGCCAGTGCGCCGCCGCTTGCGGGGATGCTGTCACTTGCCGATTATGATGTGGGGGATGATGATTTCTGGGTGCAGGCCGATCATTTTGCCTTTCTTAGCGCCATGGACTGGCAAGAGGATGATCAGGCGCGGCTTGAAGCGGCTTTGCAAAAACGGCCCCGGCCTGTGCATATCGCCAATCCCGATGTGACATCGCCGCAATCGACATTTTATGCGCCGGAACCTGGCTATTGGGCAGCGCGGCTGATGCAGACATGCGATGTGCCTGTGCATTGGTATGGCAAGCCGCATCAGCCTGCTTATAATCTGGCCTTTGATGCGTTACGTATAGTCGCTGGTGGTGACATCCCACGGCATAAGGTTGGCATGGTTGGCGACAGTCTGCATACGGATATTCTGGGTGCCAGTGCGGCAGGTATGCAATCGATTTTGCTAACCAGCTATGGGCTATTCCGCGAAGGCGGGGCTTTGCAGGCGATTGAGAGAACCGGTATTTGCCCAGACTGGATAGTTGATAAGTTATGATCCACCATGATAGTCGAACAGACATGACAGCCACATAGACAGGTGATGACCATGAGCACAGTTAATACGTTACCGATTACGGATCGCCGGTTTCTTCTGCAAGGCCTCGACGTGATGGTGCGAATCGGGATTTATGATGCCGAAAGGCTGGCTCCGCAGCGTGTCATAATCGATGTTGAGCTGGTTCTTGATGCTGATTCTGCACCACAGGCCGATGATGTTAATGAAACGCTGAATTATGACCTGATCCGTAATACGGTGATGGACATTGTGAGCCGACAGCATTTTGATTTGCAGGAAACATTGGCGCGGGCGCTGTTTGATGATCTGGCATTGCTACCTGATGTGACTGGATTACGCGTGCGCACTGCCAAGCCCGATGCCTATGATGATTGCGAGACCATCGCCTATCAATTGTCCAGCTTTGACTGATCTGGTCTAGCCCAGACCAGCCATTTTTGGTTATTCTCTATCCATGCTTTGAGATGGCTTTGCTATCTATGTGGCTGGGATATGTCTTTGGGGCACTTTGCGTGGGCTGAAACATATAGAGATGAAACCGAATAGACCAATGTGAATCGGGAACAATCATGTATCGCGATACTGTCCAGATACAGTCATTTTATGACACCCCGCTAGGTGTCACCGTTACCCGTTTGCTTGATCCCTATATACGGCCATTCTGGGATAATCGTGCCGATGCCTATAACGCGGTTTTTGGCTATGGGCCGCCATTTCTGAACATGATTGACGACGCGGCAAAAGCCAAGGCGATTGCCCTGATGCCGGCTCGACATGGCGCGGTGATCTGGCCACAGACAGGCCAGGTGCGAACAATCCTTGGCAACGGGCATAATCTGCCCTTGCCGGATGTGCAGCTTGACCGGTTGATGCTGACACATGCTCTGGAATTCGATGATGATCCCGCGTGGCTTCTTGATGAATGCTGGCGGGTTCTCGATGGCGCTGGCAAGCTTCTGGTTATGGTGCCGAACCGGCGCGGTATCTGGACGCATCGTGAAACAACACCGCTAGGTCATGGTCGCCCCTTTTCACGTCGGCAGTTGGAAACAGCGCTGACGCAACATGGTTTTGAAGTGAATCATGTGCATCGTGTGGTTTTCATTCCGCCCATGCAACGCGGTCCACTTTTGCGCTTTGCCAGCACATGCGAACAATTTGGTCAGCGCTGCTGGCCAGCATTAGGAGCGATATTGCTTATCGAGGCCACGAAAATGCTCTATGCACCTGCTGGAAATACACGTAAAGTCGCTTCCGGAAAATCATCTGTCTTGCAGGTTCTGTCACCCTAGCCATACAGTGATGGTTGATGATCTAAATCCGGGGGTTAGCCCCTTTGTCGCATATGTATGGACAGTCAAATCTGGCCATTGGGAATGATGTTTATGACTGATAATCTTGACGATCTGCGCCATGAGATTGATACAGTGGACAACCGTATTCTTGAACTTATTGCGGCACGGATGGATTTATCCGACCGGGTGACTGCCGCAAAAGCAGGCAAAGCCGCTTTTCGTCCCGGACGTGAGGCGGCATTGATGCGGCGTCTTGCCAGCCAGCAGCCTGATATGTCTGGCGTGATTCTGCTTGGCATCTGGCGACAAATTCTGACCGCCAGCCTTAGCCGGCAAGATACAGACCTGCATTTTATAGTGCATACCGATGTCGCGCCAACAGCCGCCTGGCATATGGGCAGTGCCTTACAGGCAAGCTATGCGGATTCGATTGCTGATATTGCCGCACAATTTGCCGTTAAAAAGGCTCGTGGTGATATTCCCTATGCGCTGGTGCCAGCCGATAATACGCCTGCATTGGCAGCCTGGCTTTATAAAGATGACGCGGCCTATGTTATTGCCCGTACTCCGCTATTCGATATGGGAGCTGTGCCGCCAGCCTATATTATTGGCCCTGCTTTGCCCGATGCGTCAGGTGATGACATAACCCTGATAGGCGTGCTAAACCCCGACACTGGACATATGATCAAAAGCGAAGCTGGATATCATCCAGATGGCGTTGCAGATCATGCTGACGATGCGCGCATTCTGGGTATCTATGCACGATGAAAACAGACATTTTTAAAGATGAATCATGACAATTCTATATAATAAAGTGACGATTATCGGCCTTGGTCTGATTGGTGCTTCTATCGCCTTGGCCACCCGCCGTGCGGGTGTTGCCGGTCATATCACCGGATGTGATTCAGGTGACAATATTGCCGATGAGATTGCGTCGCTTGACCTTGTTGACAGTTTTGTGGCTGATGCAGGTGACGCTGTAAATGATGCCGATCTGGTGATTATGGCGGTGCCAGTTGGCGCGCTTGGCGCTCTGAGTGCCGCGATTATTCCGAAGATGAAGCCGGGCGCTGTACTGACTGACACAGGATCAACCAAACGTTCGGTCATGCGTGATGTTGCGCCCAATATTGCACCGCATATTCACTGGCTACCATCACATCCGATTGCGGGTACCGAACGGTCAGGCCCGTCGGCTGGTCATGCCACATTATTCGACGAACGCTATTGGATCATTCTGCCGCTTGATGTGCCTACGGATGTGGTTGACCATTTTGCCAGCTATATAGAGGCATTGGGGTCGATCAGCGAGCGTATGGAGCCGGATTATCATGACAAGGTGCTGGCCTTGACGTCGCATCTGCCGCATTTGATTGCCTATACGATTGTTGGTACGGCGGTTGATCTTGAAGGGCAGCTCAAAAATGACGTGATTCGCTTTTCAGCCTCGGGTTTTCGCGATTTCACCCGCATTGCGGCTTCGGATCCGGTGATGTGGCGTGATGTATTTCTGAATAACGACGAAGCCGTGCTTGAGATGCTTCAGCGGTTTTCCGAAGATCTGTCATTTCTGCAACGCGCGATTCGCTGGCAGGAAGGCGACAAGCTGGAAGAATTATTTACCCGGACACGTGAAATCAGACGCTCAATCATCGATGCCGGGCAAAGCTAGAGACGGATAATCTCGGCAACATATTTGGCATATTCACGGGTCAATAGACGGATAATCATCGGATCCTGCCACCAGCGTTCAACATCAAGCGCGTTCGGGCTAACTGCCCATTGGTGAATATCAACATTCGGTATCGCCCGGCTAAAGACAATTTCAGCACGTGGCATATGATAATTCGCCGTTACCAGGCGGATCGATTTCAGGCCGTTAAGATCAATCCATGCCCGCGCGGCCAAAGCATTGCCACGGGTGTCCAGCGCACCATATTCCAGCTCTACACAACAGAATAAAGCGCTAACCTGTTGATCATCGAGATTTAATTCCTGAACCAGAACGGCTTTATTGACGCCTTTGCCAACGCCCGAAATCAACACTTTATCGGTGGTACCGCTGACCAGCAGGTTCAAGCCTTCGACAAGACGTTGCTGTCCCCCTGTCGTCACCACAATGCCATCTGTGTGGTCAAGCTTGGTGAAATCGGTTTCGCCACGCGGTAATGTCAGAACGAAATGCTGAAATGACGCCAGCATAAAGGCCACAAGAATACAGATAACGGTTAGGGCGGTTTCGCGGTTGCGAAGCCTGCTAGCTAGCGACATGGATGTCTTTTTGTCTGACATATACCCATTACCCTTGGCTTTGAAACATATGATTACACCCAAGCCCTGATATCAATCATAGGACACCATCATAGCACTGGCGGCAGGTAATTACAAAATATGGCTTTGCTATGCGGCGATTTTTCGCCCCATTGGGTATCATGGGTGATGATCAGAATTCAGGAATTGATTCCTCGGCAAGATAGCTTTCAACCGTGCGTTTGGCACGCAGTTCATGTATCGCACCATCAAGAACCAGCACCTCGCCAGCTGGCGGGCGTGTATTATAGGCCGAGGCCATAACCGCGCCATAGGCGCCAGCAGACAAGACCGCCAGCAGATCATCGCTTGCCAGCGCGGGCATCATGCGGCCACGACCAATATAATCACCTGTTTCGCAAACTGGCCCAACAATGTCGGCTAGACCTATATCTGATCCAGCTGGTAAAACCGGCACGATTGAATGATGGGCTTCATAAAGCGTTGGGCGCAGCAGATCATTCATCGCCGCATCGACAATGACAAAGCGCTTATTATCCCCGTCCTTGATAAAGATAACTTTGGTCAGCAAAACGCCATTATTGGCAACGATCGCCCGCCCAGGCTCAAAGCCGAACTTGAAATCAGATTTGTTGAAAATGCGCGTTACCATCTCTCCATAGGCGGTGAAATCTGTCGGGGTGGCATGATCATAGTCAACACCAACCCCGCCGCCAAGATCAAGCACCGGCACTTCCAGCCCATCGGCGCGCAATGCCATACCCAGATCAAGCAAGGCTGTATAGGCCGTTTCGAAAGGGGCCATATCGCGTAATTGCGAGCCGATATGAACCGCCAGCCCCGATGGGGTAATATGCGGGTCTGCTGCCATCACACGATATAGGTCGGCGGCTTCGTTCTGGTCGGTTGAAATGCCAAATTTGGTATCACGTTGCCCAGTCGAAATTTTGGCGTGGGTTTTGGCGTTAACATCAACATTGACGCGCAAGGCAACAGGTGCCACAACGCCCATGGATTTGGCAACAGCGCTGATCATGGCAACTTCAGCTGGCGACTCGGCATTGATCTGGCCAATATTGGCGGCCAGAGCCTGTTCGATTTCAGCTTTGCTTTTGCCAACCCCCGAAAAGACGATATCCGATGCCGATATGCCTGCCGCCAGGGCGCGGCTGAGTTCGCCGCCTGAAACGATATCTGCGCCTGCTCCTTCATGTGCCAGCAAAGCCAGCACGCCAAGCGCCGAATTTGCTTTCATGGCAAAATGTACCTTGCCGTTTACCGGCGCGATGGCGGCGGCAAAATCACGATAGGCATCACGTATTCCAGCACCCGAATAGACATAAAGCGGGCTATCATAAGCGGCGGCAATCTGTGAAAGTGGCAGACCGTCAACAGCTAGCTCACCACTATCTAATCGGTTAAAGGCACACATATCTAATCCTCGCGCTTTTCAGTTTCGTGAGCGCAACACGCTTAGATGTTACAAAGATATTTATCTATTCGGTCGCAGTTTCGGTTTTTGCCGGCACATCCGAAGGACGATAGGGATCACCCCGCTTGCCACAAGCTGTCAGACCGGCAACAGCAAGAAATGTTACAAGACAGGTTATCATGAGTTTGTTCAACATGATGCGCTCCTTTATCTTTCAATAGCAAATCGTGACCGGGCATCGGCTATACGTGCTTTTACCTCAACCGGGGCCGTGCCACCAAAGCTGGTACGGGCGGCCACCGCGCTTTCGACGGTCAGAATACCCATGATATCAGCTTTGATCCGAGGTTCGACAGCTTGCATGTCTTCGAGGCTAAGTGCATCAAGATCGCATCCTTTTGCCGCCGCCAGCGCGACAATCGAACCGCTGGCATGATGCGCCTCGCGAAAGGGAAGCCCAAGTTCGCGCACCATATAATCGGCCAGATCGGTTGCGGTCGGAAAGCCCGTTGTCAGAGCATCGCGCATCGCATTCTTATTCGCGGTCATGTCACGCACCATGCCACTGGTGGCGGCAATGGCAATTGCCAGTGATTCGACAGCGTCAAAAACGCCTTCTTTATCTTCCTGCATATCCTTGCCATAGGCAAGGGGCAGACCTTTGAGAACGATCAGCAAGCCATTTAGCGACCCGATAATCCGTCCAGGCTTGGCGCGCACCAGTTCGGCGGCGTCGGGATTGCGCTTTTGCGGCATGATCGACGAGCCGGTGGTAAAGGCGTCGGACAGGCTGATGAAAGCGAAACGGTCAGATGACCAAATCACCATTTCTTCGGCTAGCCGTGACAGATGCACCGCGCAAATCGAAGCCGCGGCCAATAATTCCAGCGCAAAATCACGATCTGAAACCGCATCCATGGCGTTTGCCGCGGGCCGGTCAAAGCCAAGCAGTTCGGCAGTCTGGGCCCGGTCAATTGGAAATGACGTGCCAGCTAGTGCCGCCGCGCCTAATGGCGATTCATTGAGCCGCACCCGTGCATCGGCAAAGCGCCCACGATCACGACCTAGCATCTCAACATAAGCCATCAGGTGAAAACCAAATGTTACTGGCTGGGCGGTCTGTAAATGCGTAAAGCCGGGCATGATCGTGTTACAATGCTCATCGGCCTTATCGAGAAGTGACGCTTGCAAGGCTGCCAGCGCATCATCGAGCGCATCGATGCTGGCACGTACCCATAATTTAAAATCGGTGGCCACCTGATCATTACGCGAGCGTGCGGTATGCAACCGTCTTGCCGGTTCACCAATCAGGTCGGCAAGCCGGGATTCGATATTCATGTGAATATCTTCCAATGCCGCGGAAAATTCAAAGTCACCAGCTTCAATTTCGGTGATGATCTGGCTGAGCCCGTCATGAATGGCGGCACAATCAGCATCACTGATGATGCCGCATGCGGCCAGCATGGTTGCATGGGCTTTCGACCCATCAATATCCTGACGGTATAATTGCTTGTCATAGGCAATCGACGCATTGATATCCTGCATTAATTGCGATGGCCCTCTTGAGAAACGCCCACCCCAGATGCTAGACTTTGCCGCATCACCGACTGCTGTTGTGTCTTTTTTGCTCATTTCACTAACCAGATAGCTGTATCACCATGCTTTATACGCGGCTTTTGCCGAATTATCAGCCAAAAACATGCGCTAAAATGACAGCGTTGTCGCGCCGTCAGTTTGCCAGTGTCATTGGTGTCACATTGTTGGTGCCTTTTTTACCTGTTTCGGCTGGTGCAACGCCGATGCCGGATGTGCACCCCACCCCATCGATGCAGGCCAAGATTCTGGATGTTGAAGGACAAGCGTTCCAGATTAGCGACTTCAAGGGGATACCGGTTCTGGTGAATTTCTGGGCAACATGGTGCGCGCCCTGTATCGCCGAATTGCCAGCCTTGAATCAGGCGGCCATCAGCCTTGCCGACATCAATCTTGTCATTTTGCTGGTTTCGATTGATCGCGGCGGGCCAGACAAGGCGCTACCATTTTTGCAGGATCGTGGGATTGTCGAAACAGATGGCAAAGCCGGTATGCGTTTCGGGTTTGACCGTAAAGCAAATCTGCCGCGCGAAATGGGTGTTAGCGGGGTGCCAACCAGTTTTCTGTTATCTTCGGATCAGGCAAAAAGCTGGTTATTCAAAGGTCCATACGAATGGGATCAGCCAGAAATGCTGACCCACATTCGTTCATTGGTTGGTTAGCCCAGCTCTTTTTCGAGTTCAGGCACGGCATCGAACAGATCGGCTACCAAACCGAAGTCAGCAACCTGGAAAATAGGTGCTTCATCATCCTTGTTGATGGCGACAATCACCTTGCTGTCTTTCATGCCAGCCAGATGCTGTATCGCGCCGGAAATGCCAACAGCGACATATAGATCGGGTGCTACAACCTTGCCAGTCTGGCCAACCTGATAGTCATTTGGCACAAAGCCCGCATCAACAGCCGCACGCGAGGCACCAACAGCGGCCCCCAGCTTGTCGGCAACTTTTTCCAGCATGGCAAAATTAGACCCGTCCTGCATGCCGCGCCCACCCGAAATGACAATTGGTGCTGATGTCAGTTCCGGACGCTCGGAGCTGGAAAGCTCGGATTTGACATAGCTAGACAAGCCTGCATCTGCACCAGCGTCGATGGTTTCAATGGCCGCGCTACCGCCTGTGGCCGCGACCGCTTCAAAAGCAGTACTACGAACCGTGATAACCTTGGTAGCTTCGCTTGATGACACGGTTGCCAGCGCATTACCAGCATAGATCGGGCGCTGGAAAGTACTGTCATTTTCAACTTTGATAATATCGGAAATCTGCATCACATCCAGCATGGCAGCAACACGTGGCATGATGTTCTTGCCAGTTGTTGTGGCGGGTGACATCACATGTGAATAATCACCTGCAAGCTTGACGATAAGGGGTGCCAGATTTTCAGCTAGACCATGTGCATAGATAGCCTCATCAGAGACTAGAACCTTGTCAATGCCAGCAATCGTGGCGGCAGCCTTGGCAGCATCACCGCTGGCATCACCTGCCACCAGCATATGAATATCGCCACCAATTTGCTGCGCTGCCGCAACAGTGTTCAAAGTTGCGCCAGCTATCTGTCCGTCTTCATGTTCGCATAGAATAAGAATAGCCATGATTATATAACCTTTGCTTCATTTTTAAGTTTATCGACAAGTTCACCTACATCCGACACTTTGATACCCGCCGAACGGGTTTCAGGCTCTTCGACTTTGACGGTGGTTAGACGTGGGCTAACGTCAACACCAAGCTCTTCGACGCTGATGCTATC
This window of the Candidatus Puniceispirillum marinum IMCC1322 genome carries:
- a CDS encoding electron transfer flavoprotein subunit alpha/FixB family protein — translated: MAILILCEHEDGQIAGATLNTVAAAQQIGGDIHMLVAGDASGDAAKAAATIAGIDKVLVSDEAIYAHGLAENLAPLIVKLAGDYSHVMSPATTTGKNIMPRVAAMLDVMQISDIIKVENDSTFQRPIYAGNALATVSSSEATKVITVRSTAFEAVAATGGSAAIETIDAGADAGLSSYVKSELSSSERPELTSAPIVISGGRGMQDGSNFAMLEKVADKLGAAVGASRAAVDAGFVPNDYQVGQTGKVVAPDLYVAVGISGAIQHLAGMKDSKVIVAINKDDEAPIFQVADFGLVADLFDAVPELEKELG
- a CDS encoding TlpA disulfide reductase family protein, yielding MTALSRRQFASVIGVTLLVPFLPVSAGATPMPDVHPTPSMQAKILDVEGQAFQISDFKGIPVLVNFWATWCAPCIAELPALNQAAISLADINLVILLVSIDRGGPDKALPFLQDRGIVETDGKAGMRFGFDRKANLPREMGVSGVPTSFLLSSDQAKSWLFKGPYEWDQPEMLTHIRSLVG